In Etheostoma spectabile isolate EspeVRDwgs_2016 chromosome 20, UIUC_Espe_1.0, whole genome shotgun sequence, the following are encoded in one genomic region:
- the LOC116669870 gene encoding pleckstrin homology domain-containing family G member 3 isoform X5 gives MPEGSQCALHQGPMGEESPQLSSPLSTSEHDHANIDLGSDCYSRLCMEPLDGERERPLSLSSTLSSGSSRDSHSLFGSTVALPSSTTPPVQSEEDIDLELSPAESTGEQAGDRSPTLICTRGRWQERLEPRVISNQWNNNTTSNRKASGKIPHIPAPPVVTHAMAPNPKLTYVDRVVMEIIETERMYVKDLRSIVEDYLAHIIDMSNLPIRPEQVCALFGNIEDIYEFNSELLQSLDMCENDPVAIAQCFVNKSEYFEIYTQYCTNYPNSVAALTDCMRSKTLAKFFSDRQAALKRALPLGSYLLKPVQRILKYHLLLQEIARHFDSDEEGYEVVQEAIDTMTGVAWYINDMKRKHEHAVRVQEIQSLLINWKGPDLTTNGELVLEGTFHVLRAKNTRTLFLFEKMLLITKKRGEHYVYKIHILCSTLMLLDSAKDPLLFSVIHFKHPKQPHTVQTKSVEEKRLWAHHIKRLILENHNTIVPLKVNNTVPHTQVLFFSASEELPCILNTLSLSLKAKDAILDNSNYPGKYHYSPERLKKAESCQTDDFHLKGQNGRRRSEPAKQILRSTRAVLKDDQISDTAELKTIQREEIETPRQEEKHVDVAVKETPATQVNAEELCPLDCVSQARTSDQLDVHYTQCHESPVYSLQQESNTPEPQDTSRETGEEDEGENDSSVLQVEETSVLTNGELSEEEEEVLSDNKSILPSSVLNQASVIAERFISSLSRRSSLVSEDLGSLAYPSPSIDNDVFKSPSACMDFEEQTQILASSCLEPQVTSEAYFSTPAHDPALNALIGGELRSTLSKQDRLLIRKIRRYYEHAEHQDANFSIKRRESLSYIPAGLVRHLSRQLNSVPQEQAVPVHKKGLSQNRPTSWSVFDLPGLEKIRNTDTHQKTEPQRPVEVKARSQSITDSSSTEDEVRLSSEIHKVLQDMKMEEESQDVLQMADEQLDDSRLEAIQDISSDTSDVKTSKQPPPILEESELSNASDGSSISSPTTTFPAVGGSCQDSEDHGHVNHGQLPKINSFRTSIDEDQILQDMGKMKSKVFQLARQYSQRIKNNRPMIWQRNRERANQQGLKTMPAVNEEKMQLKKKGKPNLRLSLKTCNQAVIHEECSLSPGQTPSTDASSQSPVPWPQSPPPETDTFHWPDVQELRIKYTDNSHSSKVTRSCTVPNGMLECCANRCNGCSQKYNSASDLHKALTDCPRTQSETVYKERCPVVEDWTKPQLQPLLYRWSSLDHMLGSLTLHEVPNLQEPVRSCYTASQVSLITKETDKLQDVDSVFQGGLDCATKSAAPVSGKLTESNLVKSLREKFQSLTTSS, from the exons ATGCCAGAGGGGTCCCAGTGTGCTCTCCACCAGGGCCCAATGGGGGAAG AATCTCCTCAGTTGTCATCGCCCCTCTCCACCAGTGaacatgaccatgcaaacattGACTTGGGCTCAGACTGTTACAGCCGACTATGTATGGAGCCATTGGACGGAGAGCGTGAACGTCCGTTGAGCCTGTCGTCCACCCTGTCCTCTGGTTCATCCCGTGATAGTCACAGCCTTTTTGGGAGCACCGTAGCCCTTCCTTCCTCCACCACCCCACCCGTACAGAGCGAGGAGGACATTGATTTGGAGTTGAGCCCAGCCGAAAGCACCGGAGAGCAGGCAGGGGACCGAAGTCCCACCCTCATATGCACCAGGGGCCGCTGGCAGGAACGGCTGGAGCCCAGGGTGATCAGCAACCAGTGGAACAACAACACCACCTCTAACCGGAAGGCAAGTGGTAAAATACCTCACATCCCCGCCCCGCCTGTTGTCACTCACGCCATGGCGCCCAACCCAAAGCTGACCTATGTGGATCGTGTTGTCATGGAGATCATTGAAACAGAGCGCATGTACGTCAAGGACCTACGCAGCATTGTGGAG GATTACTTGGCTCACATTATTGACATGAGTAACCTCCCCATACGGCCAGAGCAAGTGTGTGCCCTGTTTGGAAACATAGAAGACATCTATGAGTTCAACAG TGAACTGCTGCAGTCCTTAGATATGTGTGAGAATGACCCTGTGGCCATCGCTCAATGTTTTGTAAATAAG AGTGAATACTTCGAGATATACACTCAGTATTGCACCAACTATCCCAA CTCGGTGGCAGCACTGACTGACTGCATGAGGAGTAAAACTTTGGCCAAGTTCTTTAGCGATCGACAAGCTGCTCTGAAGCGCGCCCTGCCTTTGGGATCCTATCTGCTAAAGCCGGTGCAGAGGATCCTGAAGTATCACCTGCTACTTCAG GAAATTGCAAGACACTTTGACTCTGACGAGGAGGGCTATGAGGTTGTTCAGGAGGCCATAGACACCATGACCGGAGTGGCCTGGTACATCAATGATATGAAGAGGAAACACGAACATGCTGTCAGAGTGCAG GAGATACAGTCTCTTCTGATCAACTGGAAGGGTCCCGACCTGACCACCAATGGAGAACTGGTGCTGGAGGGCACCTTTCATGTCCTGCGGGCCAAGAACACCCGTACACTCTTCCTCTTTGAAAAGATGCTCCTTATTACCAAGAAAAGAGGGGAGCACTATGTCTACAAGATCCACATCTTA TGCTCCACCCTAATGCTACTTGACAGTGCGAAGGATCCCCTTCTCTTCAGTGTCATTCATTTCAAGCATCCCAAGCAACCCCATACGGTGCAG ACCAAGTCAGTAGAAGAGAAGCGTCTCTGGGCCCATCACATTAAGAGGCTGATTCTTGAGAACCACAACACCATCGTCCCACTGAAGGTAAACAACACAGTCCCTCATACACAAGTTTTATTCTTCTCAGCTAGTGAAGAATTGCCTTGTATTTTAAACACACTGTCTCTTTCATTAAAGGCAAAAGACGCCATCCTGGACAATTCTAACT ATCCAGGGAAGTACCACTATAGTCCTGAGAGGCTGAAGAAAGCAGAGTCCTGCCAAACTGACGACTTCCATCTCAAAGGGCAAAATGGGAGAAGGAGatcag agcCTGCAAAACAAATCCTAAGGAGCACAAGAG CTGTTTTAAAG GATGATCAGATCAGCGATACGGCTGAACTGAAAACTAtacagagagaggagatagaAACTCCCAGGCAGGAGGAAAAACATGTTGATGTGGCTGTGAAAGAAACTCCTGCCACACAG GTCAATGCAGAGGAGCTGTGCCCTCTAGACTGTGTCTCTCAAGCAAGGACGAGCGATCAGCTGGACGTGCATTACACCCAGTGCCACGAGTCTCCTGTCTACTCTTTGCAACAAGAATCCAACACACCAGAACCTCAGGATACATCAAGAGAAACTGGAGAGGAAGATGAAGGCGAGAATGATTCCTCTGTTCTCCAAGTGGAGGAGACGAGTGTACTGACAAATGGGGAGCTctcagaggaggaagaagaggtgCTTTCAGACAATAAAAGCATCTTACCTTCCTCTGTGTTGAACCAGGCAAGTGTGATAGCTGAGCGCTTCATCAGCAGCCTCTCCAGACGGAGCAGTCTGGTCTCAGAGGACTTGGGTTCCCTCGCCTACCCCTCACCCTCAATAGATAATGACGTCTTCAAAAGCCCCTCAGCTTGCATGGACTTTGAGGAACAGACCCAAATTTTGGCCAGCTCTTGCCTAGAGCCACAGGTGACCTCAGAGGCTTACTTTTCAACGCCTGCACATGATCCTGCACTGAATGCCCTCATTGGAGGGGAACTCAGGTCCACTCTCTCTAAACAAGATCGTCTCCTCATCCGCAAGATCAGAAGATACTATGAGCACGCTGAGCACCAAGATGCTAACTTTAGCATCAAGCGCAGGGAGAGTCTCTCCTATATCCCAGCAGGTCTGGTCCGGCACCTGAGCCGACAGCTTAACAGTGTTCCTCAGGAGCAGGCTGTCCCAGTCCACAAGAAAGGCCTCTCTCAGAACCGCCCCACTTCCTGGTCTGTGTTTGACCTTCCTGGCTTGGAAAAGATTCGAAACACTGACACTCATCAAAAGACTGAACCACAGAGACCAGTGGAGGTCAAGGCTAGATCTCAGAGCATCACAGATTCCTCTAGCACAGAAGATGAGGTCAGACTCTCGTCAGAAATTCACAAGGTTCTGCAAGACATGAAAATGgaggaggagagccaggatgtcTTGCAGATGGCAGATGAGCAACTTGATGATTCAAGATTAGAAGCAATACAGGATATCAGCTCAGACACTTCAGATGTTAAAACCAGTAAACAACCACCTCCTATTTTAGAAGAGTCTGAGTTAAGCAATGCTTCAGATGGTTCCTCCATCTCATCCCCAACTACCACCTTTCCCGCAGTGGGAGGATCCTGTCAGGACTCTGAAGACCATGGCCATGTAAACCATGGCCAACTACCCAAGATTAATAGCTTCCGGACAAGTATTGATGAGGACCAGATCCTACAAGACATGGGAAAGATGAAAAGCAAGGTGTTCCAGCTGGCACGTCAGTACAGTCAGCGCATCAAAAATAACAGACCAATGATCTGGCAGAGGAACCGAGAAAGAGCAAATCAACAGGGCTTGAAGACTATGCCTGCTGTCAACGAGGAGAAGATGCAATTAAAGAAAAAGG gtaAACCCAACCTGAGATTGTCCTTAAAGACTTGCAATCAGGCGGTCATCCACGAGGAGTGTTCTCTGAGCCCGGGCCAGACCCCCAGTACTGACGCAAGCTCCCAGAGCCCAGTTCCCTGGCCACAAAGCCCACCGCCAGAGACAGATACCTTCCACTGGCCTGACGTACAGGAGTTGCGCATAAAATACACAGACAACTCCCACTCCTCAAAAGTAACCCGTAGCTGCACAGTCCCAAACGGGATGCTGGAGTGCTGTGCAAACAGGTGTAATGGCTGCTCACAGAAGTACAATAGTGCCTCTGATCTTCACAAAGCTCTGACAGACTGTCCGAGGACACAGTCTGAAACGGTATACAAAGAAAGGTGTCCTGTGGTAGAGGACTGGACAAAACCCCAGCTTCAGCCTCTACTGTACAGGTGGAGCTCCTTGGACCACATGCTTGGGTCTCTTACCCTCCATGAAGTACCGAACCTTCAGGAACCTGTGAGAAGCTGCTACACAGCCAGTCAAGTGTCTCTGATAACAAAAGAAACTGACAAACTACAAGATGTGGACAGCGTTTTTCAAGGGGGCCTAGACTGTGCCACAAAGTCTGCTGCCCCGGTTTCAGGGAAGTTGACAGAAAGTAATCTTGTGAAAAGCTTACGAGAGAAATTCCAGAGCTTAACCACAAGTTCATGA
- the LOC116669870 gene encoding pleckstrin homology domain-containing family G member 3 isoform X4, with translation MEPLDGERERPLSLSSTLSSGSSRDSHSLFGSTVALPSSTTPPVQSEEDIDLELSPAESTGEQAGDRSPTLICTRGRWQERLEPRVISNQWNNNTTSNRKASGKIPHIPAPPVVTHAMAPNPKLTYVDRVVMEIIETERMYVKDLRSIVEDYLAHIIDMSNLPIRPEQVCALFGNIEDIYEFNSELLQSLDMCENDPVAIAQCFVNKSEYFEIYTQYCTNYPNSVAALTDCMRSKTLAKFFSDRQAALKRALPLGSYLLKPVQRILKYHLLLQEIARHFDSDEEGYEVVQEAIDTMTGVAWYINDMKRKHEHAVRVQEIQSLLINWKGPDLTTNGELVLEGTFHVLRAKNTRTLFLFEKMLLITKKRGEHYVYKIHILCSTLMLLDSAKDPLLFSVIHFKHPKQPHTVQTKSVEEKRLWAHHIKRLILENHNTIVPLKVNNTVPHTQVLFFSASEELPCILNTLSLSLKAKDAILDNSNYPGKYHYSPERLKKAESCQTDDFHLKGQNGRRRSEPAKQILRSTRAVLKHAESEGALLGERCSLQPVTSVSTLASTLCGPRAESPCVEDVISRRDSLEQLSPTDSDLKLDSSPSEGGQELEKEEEAEEGESYKEDILMGDDQVADFASSVLAAISCWHYKARALLSSHFTTDDQISDTAELKTIQREEIETPRQEEKHVDVAVKETPATQVNAEELCPLDCVSQARTSDQLDVHYTQCHESPVYSLQQESNTPEPQDTSRETGEEDEGENDSSVLQVEETSVLTNGELSEEEEEVLSDNKSILPSSVLNQASVIAERFISSLSRRSSLVSEDLGSLAYPSPSIDNDVFKSPSACMDFEEQTQILASSCLEPQVTSEAYFSTPAHDPALNALIGGELRSTLSKQDRLLIRKIRRYYEHAEHQDANFSIKRRESLSYIPAGLVRHLSRQLNSVPQEQAVPVHKKGLSQNRPTSWSVFDLPGLEKIRNTDTHQKTEPQRPVEVKARSQSITDSSSTEDEVRLSSEIHKVLQDMKMEEESQDVLQMADEQLDDSRLEAIQDISSDTSDVKTSKQPPPILEESELSNASDGSSISSPTTTFPAVGGSCQDSEDHGHVNHGQLPKINSFRTSIDEDQILQDMGKMKSKVFQLARQYSQRIKNNRPMIWQRNRERANQQGLKTMPAVNEEKMQLKKKGKPNLRLSLKTCNQAVIHEECSLSPGQTPSTDASSQSPVPWPQSPPPETDTFHWPDVQELRIKYTDNSHSSKVTRSCTVPNGMLECCANRCNGCSQKYNSASDLHKALTDCPRTQSETVYKERCPVVEDWTKPQLQPLLYRWSSLDHMLGSLTLHEVPNLQEPVRSCYTASQVSLITKETDKLQDVDSVFQGGLDCATKSAAPVSGKLTESNLVKSLREKFQSLTTSS, from the exons ATGGAGCCATTGGACGGAGAGCGTGAACGTCCGTTGAGCCTGTCGTCCACCCTGTCCTCTGGTTCATCCCGTGATAGTCACAGCCTTTTTGGGAGCACCGTAGCCCTTCCTTCCTCCACCACCCCACCCGTACAGAGCGAGGAGGACATTGATTTGGAGTTGAGCCCAGCCGAAAGCACCGGAGAGCAGGCAGGGGACCGAAGTCCCACCCTCATATGCACCAGGGGCCGCTGGCAGGAACGGCTGGAGCCCAGGGTGATCAGCAACCAGTGGAACAACAACACCACCTCTAACCGGAAGGCAAGTGGTAAAATACCTCACATCCCCGCCCCGCCTGTTGTCACTCACGCCATGGCGCCCAACCCAAAGCTGACCTATGTGGATCGTGTTGTCATGGAGATCATTGAAACAGAGCGCATGTACGTCAAGGACCTACGCAGCATTGTGGAG GATTACTTGGCTCACATTATTGACATGAGTAACCTCCCCATACGGCCAGAGCAAGTGTGTGCCCTGTTTGGAAACATAGAAGACATCTATGAGTTCAACAG TGAACTGCTGCAGTCCTTAGATATGTGTGAGAATGACCCTGTGGCCATCGCTCAATGTTTTGTAAATAAG AGTGAATACTTCGAGATATACACTCAGTATTGCACCAACTATCCCAA CTCGGTGGCAGCACTGACTGACTGCATGAGGAGTAAAACTTTGGCCAAGTTCTTTAGCGATCGACAAGCTGCTCTGAAGCGCGCCCTGCCTTTGGGATCCTATCTGCTAAAGCCGGTGCAGAGGATCCTGAAGTATCACCTGCTACTTCAG GAAATTGCAAGACACTTTGACTCTGACGAGGAGGGCTATGAGGTTGTTCAGGAGGCCATAGACACCATGACCGGAGTGGCCTGGTACATCAATGATATGAAGAGGAAACACGAACATGCTGTCAGAGTGCAG GAGATACAGTCTCTTCTGATCAACTGGAAGGGTCCCGACCTGACCACCAATGGAGAACTGGTGCTGGAGGGCACCTTTCATGTCCTGCGGGCCAAGAACACCCGTACACTCTTCCTCTTTGAAAAGATGCTCCTTATTACCAAGAAAAGAGGGGAGCACTATGTCTACAAGATCCACATCTTA TGCTCCACCCTAATGCTACTTGACAGTGCGAAGGATCCCCTTCTCTTCAGTGTCATTCATTTCAAGCATCCCAAGCAACCCCATACGGTGCAG ACCAAGTCAGTAGAAGAGAAGCGTCTCTGGGCCCATCACATTAAGAGGCTGATTCTTGAGAACCACAACACCATCGTCCCACTGAAGGTAAACAACACAGTCCCTCATACACAAGTTTTATTCTTCTCAGCTAGTGAAGAATTGCCTTGTATTTTAAACACACTGTCTCTTTCATTAAAGGCAAAAGACGCCATCCTGGACAATTCTAACT ATCCAGGGAAGTACCACTATAGTCCTGAGAGGCTGAAGAAAGCAGAGTCCTGCCAAACTGACGACTTCCATCTCAAAGGGCAAAATGGGAGAAGGAGatcag agcCTGCAAAACAAATCCTAAGGAGCACAAGAG CTGTTTTAAAG CATGCAGAGAGTGAGGGTGCACTGCTGGGGGAGAGATGCTCCCTTCAGCCAGTTACTAGTGTCAGTACACTGGCCTCCACTCTATGCGGACCCCGGGCTGAGAGTCCATGTGTGGAGGATGTCATTTCCAGAAGGGACTCTCTGGAGCAGCTAAGTCCTACTGACAGTGACCTGAAACTGGACTCTTCACCCAGTGAGGGGGGGCAGGAGCtggagaaggaagaggaagcaGAGGAGGGGGAGAGTTACAAGGAAGATATACTGATGGGAGACGACCAGGTAGCCGACTTTGCCAGCTCAGTGCTGGCAGCCATCTCCTGCTGGCACTATAAAGCCAGGGCTTTGCTTTCTTCTCACTTCACAACG GATGATCAGATCAGCGATACGGCTGAACTGAAAACTAtacagagagaggagatagaAACTCCCAGGCAGGAGGAAAAACATGTTGATGTGGCTGTGAAAGAAACTCCTGCCACACAG GTCAATGCAGAGGAGCTGTGCCCTCTAGACTGTGTCTCTCAAGCAAGGACGAGCGATCAGCTGGACGTGCATTACACCCAGTGCCACGAGTCTCCTGTCTACTCTTTGCAACAAGAATCCAACACACCAGAACCTCAGGATACATCAAGAGAAACTGGAGAGGAAGATGAAGGCGAGAATGATTCCTCTGTTCTCCAAGTGGAGGAGACGAGTGTACTGACAAATGGGGAGCTctcagaggaggaagaagaggtgCTTTCAGACAATAAAAGCATCTTACCTTCCTCTGTGTTGAACCAGGCAAGTGTGATAGCTGAGCGCTTCATCAGCAGCCTCTCCAGACGGAGCAGTCTGGTCTCAGAGGACTTGGGTTCCCTCGCCTACCCCTCACCCTCAATAGATAATGACGTCTTCAAAAGCCCCTCAGCTTGCATGGACTTTGAGGAACAGACCCAAATTTTGGCCAGCTCTTGCCTAGAGCCACAGGTGACCTCAGAGGCTTACTTTTCAACGCCTGCACATGATCCTGCACTGAATGCCCTCATTGGAGGGGAACTCAGGTCCACTCTCTCTAAACAAGATCGTCTCCTCATCCGCAAGATCAGAAGATACTATGAGCACGCTGAGCACCAAGATGCTAACTTTAGCATCAAGCGCAGGGAGAGTCTCTCCTATATCCCAGCAGGTCTGGTCCGGCACCTGAGCCGACAGCTTAACAGTGTTCCTCAGGAGCAGGCTGTCCCAGTCCACAAGAAAGGCCTCTCTCAGAACCGCCCCACTTCCTGGTCTGTGTTTGACCTTCCTGGCTTGGAAAAGATTCGAAACACTGACACTCATCAAAAGACTGAACCACAGAGACCAGTGGAGGTCAAGGCTAGATCTCAGAGCATCACAGATTCCTCTAGCACAGAAGATGAGGTCAGACTCTCGTCAGAAATTCACAAGGTTCTGCAAGACATGAAAATGgaggaggagagccaggatgtcTTGCAGATGGCAGATGAGCAACTTGATGATTCAAGATTAGAAGCAATACAGGATATCAGCTCAGACACTTCAGATGTTAAAACCAGTAAACAACCACCTCCTATTTTAGAAGAGTCTGAGTTAAGCAATGCTTCAGATGGTTCCTCCATCTCATCCCCAACTACCACCTTTCCCGCAGTGGGAGGATCCTGTCAGGACTCTGAAGACCATGGCCATGTAAACCATGGCCAACTACCCAAGATTAATAGCTTCCGGACAAGTATTGATGAGGACCAGATCCTACAAGACATGGGAAAGATGAAAAGCAAGGTGTTCCAGCTGGCACGTCAGTACAGTCAGCGCATCAAAAATAACAGACCAATGATCTGGCAGAGGAACCGAGAAAGAGCAAATCAACAGGGCTTGAAGACTATGCCTGCTGTCAACGAGGAGAAGATGCAATTAAAGAAAAAGG gtaAACCCAACCTGAGATTGTCCTTAAAGACTTGCAATCAGGCGGTCATCCACGAGGAGTGTTCTCTGAGCCCGGGCCAGACCCCCAGTACTGACGCAAGCTCCCAGAGCCCAGTTCCCTGGCCACAAAGCCCACCGCCAGAGACAGATACCTTCCACTGGCCTGACGTACAGGAGTTGCGCATAAAATACACAGACAACTCCCACTCCTCAAAAGTAACCCGTAGCTGCACAGTCCCAAACGGGATGCTGGAGTGCTGTGCAAACAGGTGTAATGGCTGCTCACAGAAGTACAATAGTGCCTCTGATCTTCACAAAGCTCTGACAGACTGTCCGAGGACACAGTCTGAAACGGTATACAAAGAAAGGTGTCCTGTGGTAGAGGACTGGACAAAACCCCAGCTTCAGCCTCTACTGTACAGGTGGAGCTCCTTGGACCACATGCTTGGGTCTCTTACCCTCCATGAAGTACCGAACCTTCAGGAACCTGTGAGAAGCTGCTACACAGCCAGTCAAGTGTCTCTGATAACAAAAGAAACTGACAAACTACAAGATGTGGACAGCGTTTTTCAAGGGGGCCTAGACTGTGCCACAAAGTCTGCTGCCCCGGTTTCAGGGAAGTTGACAGAAAGTAATCTTGTGAAAAGCTTACGAGAGAAATTCCAGAGCTTAACCACAAGTTCATGA